ACGGTGATTAATCCGTGGTTTATGGCAGCGTTCTTGGGAACGGCTGCGACTTGCATCTTTCTGGCTGTCTCCTCGCTGTTAAAGTGGCATCAACCCGGTGCCGCCTACCTACTCCTCGGCAGTCTGCTTTATCTCGTTGGCACATTTGGCGTGACTCTAGCGTGCAATGTGCCGCTGAACGAGGCGCTGGCGAGAGTTGAGCCGGACAGCACTGAGGGCGCGAGCCTATGGGTAAACTACCTTGCCAACTGGACGGTCTGGAATCACGTTCGGACGTTCGCGGCGCTGGCGGCAGCGGCATCGCTGATGATCGCACTCGGCGATCGGGGGATGCGATCGTAGTACAAGCTTGAGGCGTGGAGACGTTCCGCCAGAACGTCTCTACTAAGTCGCACCAACAGCAAAGCATTGTCGAGACATCATAGAATTCTAGAACTTGGAATTTTGTTATGTAAAGTAATAAATTTCGATACTTTCTCAAGTGCGATCGCACAATGTTTCCTAGCAAATCAGATTTTTCCCTTCGGCTCATTCTCAATTAATCCTGGCAAATAGTTAATTCAACAGGATTAGACAACTTAATCTGAGCGTAAATTTCTCCTGCACCTTCCTGTTTTAAGTCTTCAATGTAGCCAGATTGTTCGAGTTGAGCTTCTCTTAAGCTATCGAAAGGCCCAAAGTAGTAGATACAGTAAGGTTCTTTGGTAATAATCTCTAGCCACCAAAACATTTACTACCTTCCCTTTTTTTATTGATTTTAGGCAAGATTTTTTCCTTTTTCTGCAAAACTTGCTCAGGCCCAGCGCTGACCGATGACAAAACTAATCATTATTAAGAGAATGATTAAACAGATGTGATATTATCTTGGCAATTATGCCTCAGCCAGAAAGGAAAAACTGATAACAAGAATACATTTGAGAAAAATATGGGACAGATTCGGGCGGTTTTGTGCGGCTACTACGGTAAAGGCAACGGGGGGGATGAAGCGTTGTTAGCCTCGCTGCTGCAAATGTTACCGGCTGACGTGACGCCCTTGGTTCTTTCTGGCAAGCCAAGAGAGACACGCGATCGCTACAATGTGGAAAGCTGCGATCGCATGGCACCCGCCCAAGTTCTCCAAGCGCTACGCCGATCGGACTTTCTGATTTGGGGCGGTGGTAGTCTGATGCAAGATGTCACCAGCGCCGCCAACCCGTTTTACTACGGCGGATTGATGGGATTAGCTCAGCAGATGGGCTTAAAAACGATCGCTTGGGCGCAAGGAATTGGCCCTTTGAAACGTCGCCTGACTCGTTCTGTGGCGCGACGAGTATTGGCAGGTTGCTCGGCAGTGAGCGTGCGCGATCGGGCCAGTGCTTCCCTATTATTAGATTGGCAAATTCCTTGTTGGTTGGCTCCCGATCCGGTATGGGCGTTAGACTCCTTACCAGTCAAGGGGCTGTGGGACTTACCGGCACCCAGAGTGGCAGTGACATTGCGATCGCATCCCCAACTCACCTCCGCCCGACTTGCCAACTTAACTCATGCCTTAATTCACTTTCAAAAAGCAACTCAAACCTGTATTTTATTAGTGCCGTTTCAGAAATCTCAAGACTTAGCTATTGCCCAGTCAATTCACTCGAACTTGCCAGATTCCAGCCATATTATCGCCCCAGAAGACCCCAGACAGCTAAAAGGTTTGTTTCGAGGCGTGGAAATGGCGATCGGTATGCGTTTGCATAGTTTAATTATGGCAGCAGCAGCAGAATGTCGCTGTTTCGCCCTTAGCTATGACCCCAAAGTTAGTCAATTGATGGAGGAATTGGCAATTCCAGGATGGGATTTATCTCAAATACCAGATGACCCCAACTCGATTTGTCAAGCTTGGTTAGAATGTTATGCTAATGGCGATGGGTTAGTGCCCGCTCAAATTCAATCTTTAGTAGACCGAGCTTTGATTCATCGCGATTTGTTAAATCAAGTTCTAGTCGCAAATTGATTTGGTAGGTTGTTGAGCGATCGCATATCCGAAACAAAGTGCGATCTGCCGACCTCACGCTATGCGATCGCATTTTACCTAAAATACCAAAAAGCGATTGCCTACGGCACACTGCGCGAACGCTGTGGGATTTGGAACAATTCAAACCCAAGACTCTAAAGCGAAAGGTCGCACCTGCTGGATACGTTGGAAATCATTGTCTGTTGATACTACTGTGAGGTTGTAGTGAATTGCAGTAGCCGCGATCCAAAGATCGTTATCTCCAAAGCCGAGAGTTTGGATGTTGAATTTTCGCCGATCGGCTTTTTCTTTAGGCCCAAATACATTGACGAGTTTGCCTTTGAGATCGCCGTAAATGTCTGAGATTGGTAAATTAATTGGGTAAAGGTCGATCGTGTTTAGAAAAACTTTAATTTGTTGGAGGTTGGCTGCTGTTTGTTCGGATTTGGCGGCCATATAAAGTAGTTCCCCACGCACAATAACGCTGGTAGCAACACCCGCTTCGCTGTGGGCTTGTAGCTGTTGGATGAGATTGAGTTCGCCGAAGATGATGCGGCTACAGTGGTTTGTGTCGAGCAGATAGATCAGAATTCAGCCTGGGAACGGGTGTCGTACACAAGTTGAAGACATTTCTCAAAGTCGTCACCTTGCCAAGTGCCAGCAAATTTTAGCAAATCTTTGGCTTTAGAGCCGCGTAAGATCGGTTCACCATCTTGGATAGGGAGATCTGCTGGTTTAATAGCGGAGGCATTTTTTCTGGTTTGGAGGTATTCGAGCGTTTCCTCTAGAATCGATTCGGTCGCGGTTTCGATCGCGGCGAG
The window above is part of the Argonema galeatum A003/A1 genome. Proteins encoded here:
- a CDS encoding DUF1772 domain-containing protein is translated as MQMTTVNNSLFALKLFAALGCGLMAGVFFAFSAFVMKALTRLPPTQGIAAMQSINITVINPWFMAAFLGTAATCIFLAVSSLLKWHQPGAAYLLLGSLLYLVGTFGVTLACNVPLNEALARVEPDSTEGASLWVNYLANWTVWNHVRTFAALAAAASLMIALGDRGMRS
- a CDS encoding DUF1816 domain-containing protein, which encodes MFWWLEIITKEPYCIYYFGPFDSLREAQLEQSGYIEDLKQEGAGEIYAQIKLSNPVELTICQD
- the csaB gene encoding polysaccharide pyruvyl transferase CsaB, yielding MGQIRAVLCGYYGKGNGGDEALLASLLQMLPADVTPLVLSGKPRETRDRYNVESCDRMAPAQVLQALRRSDFLIWGGGSLMQDVTSAANPFYYGGLMGLAQQMGLKTIAWAQGIGPLKRRLTRSVARRVLAGCSAVSVRDRASASLLLDWQIPCWLAPDPVWALDSLPVKGLWDLPAPRVAVTLRSHPQLTSARLANLTHALIHFQKATQTCILLVPFQKSQDLAIAQSIHSNLPDSSHIIAPEDPRQLKGLFRGVEMAIGMRLHSLIMAAAAECRCFALSYDPKVSQLMEELAIPGWDLSQIPDDPNSICQAWLECYANGDGLVPAQIQSLVDRALIHRDLLNQVLVAN
- a CDS encoding type II toxin-antitoxin system VapC family toxin is translated as MLIYLLDTNHCSRIIFGELNLIQQLQAHSEAGVATSVIVRGELLYMAAKSEQTAANLQQIKVFLNTIDLYPINLPISDIYGDLKGKLVNVFGPKEKADRRKFNIQTLGFGDNDLWIAATAIHYNLTVVSTDNDFQRIQQVRPFALESWV